aaattgaaacaaaatccCTCCATTAGATTTTAATCTCTTTTCCAAGTCCCTGATAATGTAGTTTTTAAGTATGTCCCTTTGGGTCCATATCACTTGTTGGCCACAAAGCTGATTTTGTGGCACAGACGCAGTGCCCTCATCAGAGGTAGTGTGGCTTAATGGCAGGGGCGGCCTCCCAGGAATCCGACCTGTATTCTGCCACTTCCTGGCTCTGATGCCTTAAGCCAGTTAGTTTCTCTCAGCCTTACCTTCCCCATGGTAAACTGACAATGTTCAAGTCCTTTCCAGCCCTTTTAGTCTGTTTCTTCAGTTTCCACTGAAAGATAAACACCAGGAAATTGCTATAAACTGTAGCATAGAGGACCTACATGAGATTTTCGGTCCCATTCATTAAAATGGGTGAACAAAGGTTTTAAAGATACTCTTCTCAAAAGCATACACTAAGGTCATCTCTAAGTACTTTAAGGGAATGTTGAAGGTGGACCAGCCAACATTGAAGAAAATCACCTTCGTGGAAGGTACTCTGTGTCTTCTAGGACTTAAAACAGACTCTGTGGTCTTGTCCAGCCTAACATTTTATGATTCTTATGTGGGTGTAAGGGTGCTGGTCTCTatggcagaaggaagaaaatgcctTATTTCTGTCCTGCTTTTCAATTtcataatgaatattaaaattaaaaaaacctctGTTTCTACATCTTTTATAAAATCCTTATGACTCCAAGAATAGGATTCCAACCAACAAGATACGGTTCAGAGAGTATTTTTATGTTCTTATTCTATGAAATGGTTTTAGAAAAATCCGTAACTTTGGCTTTACTATAAAGTGATGAAGTTAAACACTTTGGTTCATGGTTCAGTAAAAggaataatatttgtctttggttTGAGGTTTAGCAAATTGGTATTCTTCACTTTGGTTTTCAGTTCATGCTTCAGTTCAAGTCTCCATTAAAGAATGGAGCCTCAGAACTCTTTGGCTCTCGAGATAGAATCAAGAACAGTGTTCTGAGTTCATTTTCAGAACTTTGAAGCAGCCCCTAAGTTACATCATTAGCTTCATGTCCTGACGTGCTTTTCCCAACTTCTCATTCTTTTGGTCTCTTGACTTAAACATTGTTCCTACCCTTTGTTCCAAACAGGCAAGCTTATGATGTCCTCGACATTAGTAACTATCAAGAGCAAGTCTAAGGTTAACctggagggggaggaaggaagtAGACAAGAAAAAAACTGCTTTCTGATCCTTTGGATGATTTTGCCTAAATCAGAgacttctcccttccctcctccacatGAGGAGAACGGCTGCTTAGCAGTTGTATTTCCTGTTGTATTTCTAAATTGCCAGGAGATGCACGTCTCTCTTCTCCTTGCCTGAGACTTAGTAAACATGGACCTGTTTGTCAGAACTTGTCACGAATAGAGATAAAAGGGCTTGTGCATTGATATCAGAGTGAGGATGTTGTGAAAACTCTTTAACCTGGCAGAGAGCATGGGCCTACCTAGCTTGAGTTGCCAGAGTTCTTGCCCTGCAGAGGCAGCAGATGGCAGCAAAGTAATGCCAactgcagtttccttctctgcaaCCACTTTACGCGGGCTAAGATTTGTTACATGACTTTAGAGGCTTCTTGGGAGGGCAGGTAATTTACCTTTGCTCTCTTGCCTCTCTTCTTAACCATAATTTGCCCAAGTTAACAGGGTGCTTTTTGAAAATCTGACCAGACTCTTGGGTTACCCAATGTCTTCCACATTACTTCTCTAGAAATATTACTCATCTGCACCAGAGGAAGGAGGGGCAACCCACGTCTACCGCTATCACAGAGGGACATCGGAGCTGCACCTGTGCTCTGATGCGGGGAGTGGTCAGGTATGTACCCTCAGCTGTGCTGTGCCCTCAGCCTCCCAAACTGGGAGGCCCCACATCCTGGGGCTTTTGCTGGATTGTGTTATTGGGTGGCTGGGTGACTCTACAGCACTTTGTGGAAATGTTTCTCCTCGGAGAACTTACAGCAATGAACATGAAATAGGAGTTTTTGTCCAAAATACAAGATTGATGCCACTGTAGGATCTTCAGTGACAATCCTGGGCCAAGGGATTCTTGAGCAGGCTTAACAAAAAGCACTTCAAATATCCTCTTTTACATCTAGGGATATGAAAGAGGCTTTTAATCATCATGTATTTTACTCTAAAGTAGTGATAAGTATCATGTctttggtaattttaaaaaaggaagtgcAAGGAGGGGGTCTCTTTTAACAACATCCTTTTCCTAAAGATAACAGTTACAGGCTTCTCACTATGAATTCCCTGTCTTACCACATGTCACTCTGGGAAGTCTAAAAGACTGCTTGTTGAACTAATTCAACAGGAGTCCTTTGTTATTGTTTCTGGGAAGAgcaggtttttcttgtttttgtttttcagctcCCCTAGTTATACTCAAAGGTAGCAAACTTAAGTCCAGAGTCTAATCCACAGGTTGGATTCCTGACTTCCTTGTTTTGAGAAGGGACAAGAGAGTGGCCACAGGGATATGAGCAAGGACTGGCTGCGTGCCAGAAGTCCCTCCCATTTCCCTGGCCTGGGGTGCAAGTGGCAGCACCAAGGCCTGGATCCAGGACTCCCGTTTCTGGTCCGACCCAGGCCCCCGTAAGAGCTTACACATGGGCAAGAGTCATTTGtattcctcccctcccttcctacctggagcaggaaatggcaccccactccagcactcttgcctggaaaatcccatggatggcggcgcctggtaggctacaatccatggggtcgctaagagtcggacacgactgagccacttcattttcacttttcactttcatgtattggagaaggaaatggcaacccactccagtgttcttgcctggagaatcccagggacgggggagcctggtgggctgccgtctatggggtcgcacagaatcagacatgactgaagcgacttagcagcagcagcagcctcccttCCTATAAAATATAAGTTGATGACTCTAAGAGAAATTTActttctcagttcagtctcttCCTCTCTAATACTCCCACTGCTGGGAGAAGCACAGAAGAGAATTCTATTTACTGAAAGCCTGTTAAACGTCAATCACTTTTGCACTTTAAATCTTTCCTACAGTCTAGTGTCCCCAGGTTATAGGCTGGATATCAAGACTTAAGAGATATTAATCTGTCCCTCTCAATAAATGGCagatataggagaaggcaatggagaaggcaatggcaccccactccagtactctcgcctggaaaatcccatggacagaggagcctggaaggctgcagtccatggggtcgctaagagtcggacacgactgagtgacttcactttcacttttcactttcatgcattggagaaggaaatggcaacccactccagtgttcttgcctggagaatcccagggtcgggggagcctggtgggctgccgtctatggggtcgcacagagtcagacacgactgaagcgacttagcagcagcagcataggattcaaactcaggtctgtctTTCTCAAAGCCCATGTAAGGATAAAAGGTAATGATGGTAAACATCTGACTAAAAGTACATCACAGAAATCACTAAAAACCTTAAGATCTTAGTGACAACTTCGAAAACAGTGACAGCACAATTGTTAGTTCCTCATTAAGTTGGAAAAAATTTTTACCATCCAGAAGTCGAAGTTCGGGCCCTCATCAGTGTTTCTACCTCTCTCTTCAGAGAAAAGACGCAGGCCTTAGTGTTGGAGGCATGCATCGGGCATCAGAGTGTGTGCTGAAGGCACCCCAGTCTGTGAGTACCGAACTTCCAGGGCACCGGGCTTCCCCACCACTGCCGTCCATGAATCAGCTGACTGGGTTACAATAGGGTTCCTTGTGTTggattcatattatttttaagttgggATATTTCTATCTTAGGGGAAAGTGTGCAGCATTTTAGTTcactgtaaaattatattttcttggtaTCCTTCCTTCCCTTGAAATTTCAGAGATAGCGTTTGTGCCTCAACTCATAGTTGTGGTTGGAAAGAATGCAGAGCATTCATAACTCCGTTCCTACAGCTCAGCTGGGCCCTGCTGGAATGTCACCATCTGTTTAAGCAGCGGGAGGGGCCTTGCCCCCTGCTTATGAAGTGAAAACCGTGGCTGAAAttctgaaacatatacattcagCTAGATCGGGTTCCAAAACATTTAAAGGAGTTTGTGCCTATTTTCCACAAATGTTTCTATGTGAAAACATACAGTGATGAGTTTTTCAGGATAAAATACTCATTTGTTCATGaacccagggaatcttctggaacTTGGAAGGGCTGAATTCTGAGGAGTGGAACCCCTGTATGTTGTAGTAATAGTTTAATTTTTGTTGGTCTACAGTATACGCCTAGCCTGGATTCAGAATATACTAGACTTAGTAGCAACTAAGACTATTCTGCTTCTAGTACAAGTTGTTAGGCTTAGATGTCTCCAACACTGGCTGGATTTTGATAAATCCATAAGTTGAAAATACCATAAATCGAAAGTGTACTTAATATCCCTAAGCTGCTGAAAGTCATAGTTTCGCCTCGCCTTCCTTAGACATGCACAGAACACTTATATACCCtgcagttgggcaaaatcatctaacacgaAACCTACTTTATAGTTAAGTTTTGAATAATTCATGTAATTTATCAAATGctgcactgaaagtgaaaaggagactGGTTGTATGGGTACAGAATGGTTATAAGTGTATCAGTTGTTTACTCTCGGATTGCACAGCTGACTGGGAGATCTCTCACTGCTGGCGCAGCATCACACTAGCCTGCAAAAAGATCAAAATTGGACGTACGGTTTCTGCTGAATGCATATCACATTCacattatggtaaaaaaaaaaaaaaaagaatgagtcagATTGTTGTAAGTCAAGGACCATCTGTATGGGAGAACCAGCCCTCCAAGGGAGGACATTAGCCAGCCAGCTGACTTGCTGCATGACAAAATGCAATCTATTCAGAGTCTCAGCTTTAGGAGAAATGTTTCATCCTAATAATGAATTTAGCAAAGCACACCTAAAAAGAATGCTTTGTATCATCCTGCAGTGCCTCGCCATTGCTGCTGGTCTGTGCTAACAGGTGCCACTGCCTACTTTTGAGCCCCGAGGCAATGGTCATTAGCCTTTCCCTCCACCTGATTCTTACTTTACACTCCAGCCAGTGTGTCCTTTTATGATTCTTCCTGTTCCTGCAACAACTCAGCATTTTCACATACATTCTTGTGagctagttttagaaataaaagcataaagaGCAAGTGAGACTGGCCTGAAGGGCAGTCCTGTTATGTGGCCACGCCAGGTGCAGAAAGCAGAACCTCCGTCTCCCACCTTAGCGCCTCTCACTGCGTCACACACAGGGCGCTCTGACAGCAGCAGGACATAAACCTCTGACCTGGTAACACCTGCTTTTCCTTCCAGGCTGAGAGCGTCTCTAAGGACCTCTACATAGAAGTCTATCCAGGGACCTATTCCGTCACTGTGGGTGCAGATGACTTGACCAAAAAGACTCACGTCGTAGCAGTTGATTCCGGACAAAGTGTGGACTTGGTCTTCCCCATATGATGTGGACCGTCACAGGCATCACATCACCTTTTTCTGAGTATCAAGAAGAATAAAGCCACTGTATATTCTTAATATGTACACATTAATCCTGCCTTTAGTGCTGACTGTGAGGGTCAGCCTTCCTAGGAACTGGACTGTGTCTCTTTCAGTGCCTATTTTAACTTGAAAGTCCCTTCACCCTCTTCTGCCTGAAAGTAATAATGTAATGATACTGTCTGAATAGTTTTTACAGCTTGCTTTCCAAGCAAAGGTTAATTATGACAATAAAGGGAGagatttgaaaatgaagaaaaattcctttttattggCATTAAGAAGGGAAACAAAACGTCGCTCTTGTACAGTTGAGGCTTTATGAAAAGATAACAGAGAGGCTGTGGACACGTTTGCCCAAAGCAGGCCAACCATGTTCTGTAGCTTCTGTGGAAGAGGCATCCTCAAGCAGGTCTTACCCGGCCCCTGGCAGGGAGCCCTGGGCTCCTCACTCCTGTGCTCCTCAGGACAGGTGAAGATGCTGCTGCTTACTGGACTGTGATCTGTGGCCCTCACTATGCCATTTCCGTTGAAGAGTGCCTTGTCAGCCACTCTGTAGCTCCTCCTCAGGTTACCACCTCTACTCTTTAGCTTCctataagagggaaaaaaacaacaacactgagAGTCTTATGCTGACTTCAAAAATCAGTGACTTTTGATCCTTAAAATTATGAAGTCACTGCTGTGTCCTAAGCGTCTTTAAGCTAGCACGCCAACAGTATTGTTGCATTTCAGTTTAACTGCCTAGGACTTCACCTCGTTTTGAATGTAAGTTTTGCCTCAGAAAAAAGGCCAGTATTTTATATGATGAAAACAAAGTTTTAAGTAGAGCTGTCTTAGCATTCCtagtgaagagcagactcatggACAGAAGGCCTAGTAAAGCAGACCCATACCCACCATCACCAGGTAGAGGGTCACTTAAACAGGGATCCTTGCACCCCCAAGAAGCCAGTGAGGAAATCTGTGGGTTCTGCAAGCCTTCTGAAATCATATGCAAGATTGTGGGTGTGACTCCAAAAGATCAAAGAACCCTGGAGAGAGCCCTTCAGAAGCCCCTTTGCAGCCATTCTGCTCTACCTTGATCCTTGGGGCTTTTAGTCTTGGAGTTCTGGCCCCGCTGATGTGCAGCAGTACCCTGACTCAGTTTTCTGTGTCCGGCTTCTTTGGGCAGGATCTGCAGCGGCTTCATGCCAGTGACGTTCAGGGCCAGCTCTCTAGGACTCCCCGCTGCAGCAGGTTTCTCTCTCTGTTGTCTGTTGCTCTTCTCATCTTTCTGGGTGCTGCAAAGTCTTATTCCTGAACCCAAAATTCAGTTAGTTGAATATGCTACCATTTTGATGGGATTAGTCTTGATGACTTGGGTAGGACTAAATCATGGATCACAGAATCCCTTAACTCTCTGAACCCTGTTTCAGTTGTAAGCAAGGGTGGAGAGCAGCATGTCTGCTGGCAGGAATCCTGCCCCCAGGTTTGTTAGGATCAGACAGTAACCTCTCAGCCTGTAACTAAAAGGAGCCAAAAGTGTGGCAGGCGGGGACCCATACAAGAGGATCCTTAGTGGGCAGACCCTCAGACCAGACTggcaagcatcagttcttggtgGCACTCAAGCACAATTAGGAGAAGCAAAGCAGCACATTTTCTTAGAAGGGAACAAGATttggaagggagaaaagaaaacctctgGTGTTTGCCATGGTTTCCAGCCCGGCACACGTGTCCTTTTACACGCTTCATCTCACTGGTTAGTGAGGCACAGCGTGTGTCTGGGACAAGGGCTGGTGACGGGCCCTTTCCCCACACCCCATCCAGGCTTATTCTCCATAGCTTTGAGTGCAGGTGTGGGACTTAGCAGAGGGCAGGCTCACTGATTATCATGGTTCCACTCCAAGAATTAACCTTTGCCTGGAGCATAACAAATGGTCCAATAACCTAGAGGAAAGCCAGGGCAAGTACCTGAAGATATTCTCTTTATGGCCAATCATTAGACTTTATTTGGGGATGCAGAGTACTTTAGAGAGGATCTGTTTAAATATGGTAATGGGAAGAGAGGCTGAATGTAGGTGTAGCTGGTTGGGTGGGAGGTAAAAGCAGTGTACCTTGGGGCCAGGAAAGATTGGTCTGGACTCAGTTGGGTTTGGAACAGTCTGGATAGAATGCCATGGAGCAGGCCATGGGAATGCAGGCCTGGAGCCAGGGCAGGTCTGCGCACCATGGCCCTCTGGTTACCCCACTGGCCTGCCTCTCCATGAGGCAGGGCCTCATCCTATCTCAGTTGCTCCCCACAGGCTACTCCCTCTGGATAGATAAAGCTTTTCTTTCCCTAGTCTGTGCTGAAGCAGGAGGCAGTGGAAGCCATGGAGAATTTAACTTGAAAACTCTAGATTTGGGCactattttgtttatattatcaCTTGTTAGAGGACACACCTGTAGAAACCTGTTTCCAAGCACTTCTGCCAAGGCCTTTCACTGCAAGGAAAGACATCCAGGAAGCTCTCCCTGCCCCATCTTGACATTTTTCTATACAAAGTGTCCTCTTAGAGAGTGGAGGAAAAGCTCCACTGGTCATAGCTAGATTCCTGTCCCTCTAGTTATTCCCTCTCAGACATGGGGGAAAGGTCCCACACCTTGAAATCTAAGGAAGAAACCATCATATAAAATACAACAGcagttgggacttctctggtggtccagtggttaagaatccatcttgcaatgcaggggatctgagttcaatccctggttggggaactaagatcgcacatgccgc
This genomic window from Bubalus bubalis isolate 160015118507 breed Murrah chromosome 16, NDDB_SH_1, whole genome shotgun sequence contains:
- the AKIP1 gene encoding A-kinase-interacting protein 1 isoform X1, producing the protein MENCLVAAALNGVDRRSLQRSARLGQEVLERAKRRAVDWPSVELPKGSVGIVSRVRHCGERGPAASPRRLLPGKREDRHPTLSASFRTMAEYMNYTSSQCGKYYSSAPEEGGATHVYRYHRGTSELHLCSDAGSGQRKDAGLSVGGMHRASECVLKAPQSAESVSKDLYIEVYPGTYSVTVGADDLTKKTHVVAVDSGQSVDLVFPI
- the AKIP1 gene encoding A-kinase-interacting protein 1 isoform X2, with product MENCLVAAALNGVDRRSLQRSARLGQEVLERAKRRAVDWPSVELPKGSVGIVSRVRHCGERGPAASPRRLLPGKKYYSSAPEEGGATHVYRYHRGTSELHLCSDAGSGQRKDAGLSVGGMHRASECVLKAPQSAESVSKDLYIEVYPGTYSVTVGADDLTKKTHVVAVDSGQSVDLVFPI